The following coding sequences lie in one Sorghum bicolor cultivar BTx623 chromosome 6, Sorghum_bicolor_NCBIv3, whole genome shotgun sequence genomic window:
- the LOC8070798 gene encoding stearoyl-[acyl-carrier-protein] 9-desaturase 5, chloroplastic, giving the protein MALRASPVSHGAAAAPLPPFARRRMARGVVVAMASTINRVKTVKEPYTPPREVHRQITHSLPPQKREIFDSLQPWAKDNLLNLLKPVEKSWQPQDFLPEPSSDGFYDEVKELRERANEIPDEYFVCLVGDMVTEEALPTYQTMLNTLDGVRDETGASPTTWAVWTRAWTAEENRHGDLLNKYMYLTGRVDMKQIEKTIQYLIGSGMDPGTENNPYLGFLYTSFQERATFVSHGNTARHAKEYGDLKLAQICGTIAADEKRHETAYTKIVEKLFEIDPDYTVLAFADMMRKKITMPAHLMYDGKDDNLFEHFSAVAQRLGVYTAKDYADILEFLVQRWKVADLTGLSGEGRRAQDFVCTLAPRIRRLDERAQARAKQAPVIPFSWIYDRKVQL; this is encoded by the exons ATGGCGCTGAGGGCGTCCCCCGTGTCGCATGGCGCCGCGGCAGCGCCGCTGCCGCCGTTCGCGCGGAGGAGGATGGCCCGTGGGGTGGTGGTGGCCATGGCGTCCACCATCAACAG GGTCAAAACTGTCAAAGAACCCTATACTCCTCCACGAGAGGTACATCGCCAAATTACCCATTCACTACCACCTCAGAAGCGGGAGATTTTTGATTCACTTCAACCTTGGGCCAAGGATAACCTATTGAACCTACTGAAGCCAGTTGAAAAGTCATGGCAGCCACAGGACTTCCTACCAGAGCCTTCTTCTGATGGATTTTATGATGAAGTTAAAGAACTGAGGGAGCGGGCAAATGAAATACCTGATGAGTACTTTGTTTGCTTAGTTGGTGATATGGTTACCGAGGAAGCCTTACCTACCTATCAAACAATGCTTAACACCCTTGATGGAGTCCGGGATGAAACTGGTGCAAGTCCAACCACGTGGGCGGTTTGGACAAGGGCATGGACAGCTGAAGAGAATAGACATGGTGACCTCCTTAATAAGTATATGTACCTTACTGGACGGGTTGACATGAAACAAATTGAGAAGACCATACAGTATCTGATTGGTTCCGGAATG GATCCTGGAACTGAGAACAACCCATACTTGGGTTTCCTTTACACATCATTTCAAGAAAGAGCAACATTTGTATCGCATGGGAATACTGCAAGGCATGCCAAGGAGTATGGTGATCTCAAGCTGGCCCAGATATGTGGTACAATAGCAGCTGATGAAAAGCGCCATGAAACAGCCTACACCAAGATAGTCGAGAAGCTCTTTGAGATTGATCCTGATTACAcagtgcttgcatttgctgacaTGATGAGGAAGAAGATCACAATGCCTGCTCATCTCATGTACGATGGCAAGGATGACAACCTGTTTGAGCACTTCAGTGCAGTGGCGCAGAGGCTGGGCGTCTACACTGCTAAAGATTATGCTGACATCCTTGAGTTCTTGGTCCAGAGGTGGAAAGTTGCAGATCTCACTGGGCTGTCTGGAGAAGGGAGAAGGGCACAGGATTTCGTCTGTACCTTGGCACCTAGAATCAGGCGATTGGACGAAAGAGCTCAAGCAAGGGCGAAGCAAGCACCAGTTATTCCTTTCAGTTGGATTTATGACCGCAAGGTGCAGCTTTAA